Proteins encoded by one window of Actinocorallia herbida:
- a CDS encoding aldo/keto reductase — protein MTTATFALGGNLTVRRLGFGAMRLARSSFGAPIRPYEQGLAVLRRAVDLGVDHIDTAGFYGTGETMANRQIRDALHPYPQGLVIATKVGPLRDDRGLPLGQAGPDGLRALVETDLADLGLDRLDLVYLRVGGMNGPGGESIAARFEALAALREEGLIRHLGVSNVDAAQLAEARAIAPVASVQNPAGHDDLLTECEKSDIAFVPFFSIDSGALSSAAVATVAARHGATPAQVAIAAALASSPATLAIPGTGSLDHLAENQAAANLELDPEDLELLR, from the coding sequence ATGACCACTGCGACCTTCGCCCTCGGGGGCAACCTCACCGTCCGGCGGCTCGGCTTCGGGGCCATGCGGCTCGCGCGGAGCTCCTTCGGCGCGCCCATCCGGCCCTACGAGCAGGGCCTCGCCGTCCTCAGACGCGCGGTGGACCTCGGGGTCGACCACATCGACACCGCCGGGTTCTATGGGACGGGGGAGACCATGGCGAACCGCCAGATCCGGGACGCACTGCATCCGTACCCTCAGGGACTCGTCATCGCGACCAAGGTGGGACCGCTGCGGGACGACCGCGGGCTTCCGCTCGGCCAGGCCGGGCCCGACGGGCTCCGCGCGCTCGTCGAGACCGACCTCGCGGACCTCGGCCTCGACCGCCTCGACCTGGTGTACCTGCGAGTCGGCGGCATGAACGGGCCGGGCGGGGAGTCGATCGCGGCGCGCTTCGAGGCGCTCGCGGCGCTCCGCGAGGAGGGCCTGATCCGGCATCTCGGGGTGAGCAACGTCGACGCGGCGCAGCTGGCCGAGGCCCGTGCGATCGCGCCGGTCGCCTCCGTGCAGAACCCGGCGGGGCATGACGATCTGCTCACCGAGTGCGAGAAGTCGGACATCGCCTTCGTGCCGTTCTTCTCCATCGACTCCGGCGCCCTGTCCTCCGCCGCCGTCGCCACCGTCGCCGCCCGCCACGGTGCCACCCCCGCCCAGGTCGCGATCGCCGCGGCCCTGGCCTCCTCCCCCGCCACCCTCGCCATCCCCGGCACGGGCTCCCTGGACCACCTGGCCGAGAACCAGGCCGCCGCGAACCTCGAGCTCGACCCCGAGGACCTGGAACTCCTCCGCTGA
- a CDS encoding ABC transporter substrate-binding protein yields MKIRNIVAGLAVLAVTATGTACSGKSTESGGGTGADGVKTGPGVTADKITLGALTDLTGVYATLGKSITQAQQLYFDELNAAGGVCGRDVEVLVRDHGYDVQKAVGAYTEIQPKVAGLPQVIGSPVMAAIAANVATDKLLTVPAAWPSALLKAPYVQVVGSTYEIEMINGIEFLLKEKGIKKGDKIGHVYFEGEYGESALAGSKFAAEKAGLTIVEQRIKPTDTDMTSQVSALKAEGVKAILISAGPRQSASLAGVAAAGGLMVPILSNNPGFSPQLLATAAKPALEANFHLITAAFPNDSKEPGMTALVSAYEAKHPGEALDGGVTFGYVSAMVFGEALKKACADKDLTREGIYKAHQSQSAFDTKGLMPPLDFSKPGDVGTRVSLIQKPDSKVKGGLTAVGEPIVSENAVAYTFQ; encoded by the coding sequence ATGAAGATCAGGAACATCGTCGCCGGACTCGCCGTGCTCGCCGTGACCGCCACCGGGACCGCGTGCAGCGGCAAGTCCACGGAGTCCGGCGGCGGAACCGGAGCCGACGGCGTCAAGACCGGTCCCGGCGTCACCGCCGACAAGATCACGCTCGGTGCGCTCACCGACCTCACCGGCGTCTACGCCACCCTCGGCAAGAGCATCACCCAGGCGCAGCAGCTGTACTTCGACGAGCTGAACGCCGCGGGTGGCGTGTGCGGCCGTGACGTCGAGGTCCTCGTGCGCGACCACGGCTACGACGTGCAGAAGGCGGTCGGCGCCTACACCGAGATCCAGCCGAAGGTCGCGGGCCTGCCGCAGGTCATCGGCTCGCCCGTCATGGCCGCGATCGCCGCGAACGTCGCCACCGACAAGCTCCTGACGGTCCCGGCCGCGTGGCCGTCGGCGCTGCTGAAGGCCCCGTACGTCCAGGTCGTCGGCAGCACCTACGAGATCGAGATGATCAACGGCATCGAGTTCCTCCTCAAGGAGAAGGGCATCAAGAAGGGCGACAAGATCGGGCACGTGTACTTCGAGGGCGAGTACGGCGAGAGCGCGCTCGCGGGCTCCAAGTTCGCGGCGGAGAAGGCCGGGCTGACGATCGTCGAGCAGCGCATCAAGCCGACCGACACCGACATGACGTCCCAGGTCAGCGCGTTGAAGGCCGAGGGCGTCAAGGCGATCCTCATCAGCGCGGGTCCCCGCCAGTCCGCCTCCCTCGCGGGCGTCGCCGCCGCGGGCGGCCTCATGGTGCCGATCCTGTCCAACAACCCGGGCTTCAGCCCGCAGCTCCTGGCGACCGCGGCCAAGCCCGCGCTCGAGGCCAACTTCCACCTCATCACCGCGGCCTTCCCGAACGACTCCAAGGAGCCGGGCATGACGGCCCTCGTCTCGGCCTACGAGGCCAAGCACCCGGGCGAGGCCCTCGACGGCGGCGTCACCTTCGGCTACGTCTCGGCCATGGTGTTCGGCGAGGCGCTCAAGAAGGCCTGCGCCGACAAGGACCTCACCCGCGAGGGGATCTACAAGGCCCACCAGTCGCAGAGCGCCTTCGACACCAAGGGCCTGATGCCCCCGCTCGACTTCTCCAAGCCCGGCGACGTCGGCACCCGCGTCTCCCTCATCCAGAAGCCGGACTCCAAGGTCAAGGGCGGCCTGACCGCCGTCGGCGAGCCCATCGTCTCCGAGAACGCCGTCGCCTACACCTTCCAGTAA
- a CDS encoding DNA-binding response regulator → MLDEQVFSVRGDAELVARAGHLFAALRTEFVCAARDLATWSLPEARAAVRGRMGHGEFTTRKLLGPRALADEADRAHLAAVRSRGAQVRVSAAALPHEVIILDRRVMIMAAREVPGTPRTYTVTTSPTLVEGTLSLFEAVWSAAGDPVAYLRAETPHFAPEDRPVLDALAAGLTDETAARRLGVSLRTYRRRVAALMTVLEAGSRFQAGLHAAPLLAPGAGGAAGRPRPRPSRQRR, encoded by the coding sequence GTGCTGGACGAGCAGGTCTTCTCCGTGCGCGGCGACGCCGAGCTCGTCGCCCGCGCCGGGCATCTGTTCGCCGCACTGCGCACGGAGTTCGTGTGCGCGGCGCGCGACCTGGCGACCTGGTCGCTGCCGGAGGCGCGTGCGGCGGTCCGCGGCCGGATGGGGCACGGCGAGTTCACGACGCGCAAGCTCCTCGGCCCCCGTGCCCTCGCCGACGAGGCGGACCGCGCCCATCTGGCCGCCGTCCGGTCCCGCGGAGCCCAGGTCCGCGTCAGCGCCGCGGCCCTTCCGCACGAGGTCATCATCCTGGACCGGCGGGTCATGATCATGGCCGCCCGAGAGGTCCCGGGCACCCCGCGCACCTACACCGTCACCACATCGCCGACCCTGGTCGAGGGCACCCTGTCCCTCTTCGAAGCGGTCTGGTCCGCGGCCGGAGACCCCGTCGCCTACCTCCGCGCGGAGACCCCGCACTTCGCTCCCGAAGACCGCCCCGTCCTCGACGCCCTTGCCGCGGGCCTCACCGACGAGACCGCGGCCCGCCGACTCGGCGTCTCCCTGCGCACCTACCGCCGCCGTGTCGCCGCGCTCATGACCGTTCTGGAAGCCGGTTCCCGCTTCCAGGCGGGTCTGCACGCGGCACCGCTGCTGGCCCCCGGGGCAGGCGGAGCAGCCGGGCGGCCGAGGCCGCGCCCTTCCCGGCAAAGAAGGTGA
- a CDS encoding spore-associated protein A, protein MRLSRKTSAVGLSVAAAAGVVVVASPASAALYGGQCGSGYTVVNVADFSDQRGTVYLTYSSSTGKNCVVTIREKPGAAAPMDAYLRRSGTGAWVDDPGNWTTYAGPVYVSAAGSCVDWGGTIGTASLTRYGTNCG, encoded by the coding sequence GTGCGCCTGTCCCGGAAGACCTCAGCGGTGGGCCTCTCCGTGGCCGCGGCCGCGGGCGTCGTGGTCGTCGCGTCGCCCGCGTCCGCCGCGCTCTATGGCGGCCAATGCGGCTCCGGATACACCGTCGTCAACGTCGCCGACTTCAGCGACCAGCGCGGCACCGTCTACCTGACCTACAGCAGCTCGACCGGCAAGAACTGCGTCGTCACCATCCGCGAGAAGCCCGGTGCCGCCGCGCCCATGGACGCCTACCTCCGCCGCTCCGGCACCGGCGCGTGGGTCGACGACCCGGGCAACTGGACCACCTACGCCGGACCGGTCTACGTGTCGGCGGCAGGTTCCTGCGTCGACTGGGGCGGCACCATCGGCACCGCCTCCCTCACCCGCTACGGCACCAACTGCGGCTGA
- a CDS encoding NBR1-Ig-like domain-containing protein, translating to MREPAQADGRGRRGRKAQRPDPEEGPVPAFADRLWRLKREAGDPSFAEMCGRMGAAASKSTLAAAAQGRTLPSWGTTWEFVRVLAVDRLGRDPERTEREWHEDWLRARALAGGGVPDAAPAFAARDAVAEDANQASTPARSTSEARDAHSGIGSGASETRHANSGAAGDTSEAQDGIVTGGTREAPEAAPPQAGTRRARIPAPRTQLDEVTGPQTVWRPPAKRSRLQAGGLIAAGALGALVAVAAFAFPGGDGDAPPQKTAMQVDDSVFEGDITVPDGTRVQPGAWFEKVWRLRNTGTVAWSARFLMRVNDAACESPERVEIPHTAPGQSVDIRVLVQASEEPGTCRIYWKMVDLQGRTLFPGKRPIFLDVRIE from the coding sequence ATGCGAGAACCAGCACAGGCCGACGGACGGGGACGGCGCGGGCGCAAGGCACAGCGCCCAGATCCGGAGGAGGGGCCGGTTCCGGCGTTCGCCGACCGGCTGTGGCGGCTCAAGCGGGAGGCGGGCGACCCGTCGTTCGCCGAGATGTGCGGGCGGATGGGCGCCGCCGCGTCGAAGTCGACGCTCGCCGCGGCAGCCCAGGGCCGGACCCTGCCGAGCTGGGGGACGACCTGGGAGTTCGTCCGGGTCCTAGCGGTCGACAGGCTCGGCCGCGACCCGGAGCGGACCGAACGGGAATGGCACGAGGACTGGCTCCGCGCCCGGGCGCTCGCCGGGGGCGGAGTGCCGGATGCCGCCCCCGCTTTCGCCGCGCGAGACGCCGTCGCTGAGGACGCGAACCAGGCCTCCACCCCGGCCCGCAGCACTTCCGAAGCGCGGGATGCGCACTCCGGCATCGGAAGCGGCGCCTCCGAGACGCGGCACGCGAACTCCGGCGCGGCAGGCGACACCTCCGAGGCGCAGGACGGCATCGTGACCGGCGGGACAAGAGAAGCCCCCGAGGCTGCGCCTCCGCAGGCCGGGACCCGGCGCGCTCGGATACCCGCGCCGAGGACACAACTCGATGAGGTGACCGGACCGCAAACCGTCTGGCGGCCACCCGCGAAGCGGTCCCGCCTCCAAGCGGGCGGCCTCATCGCCGCCGGGGCGCTCGGCGCCCTCGTCGCCGTTGCCGCGTTCGCCTTCCCGGGCGGCGACGGGGACGCGCCCCCGCAGAAGACCGCGATGCAGGTGGACGACTCGGTTTTCGAAGGCGACATCACCGTTCCCGACGGCACCCGCGTCCAGCCCGGCGCGTGGTTCGAGAAGGTCTGGCGGCTGCGCAACACCGGGACCGTCGCATGGAGCGCCCGCTTCCTCATGCGCGTGAACGACGCGGCCTGCGAGAGCCCGGAACGCGTCGAGATCCCGCACACCGCGCCGGGGCAGAGCGTCGACATCCGGGTCCTGGTCCAGGCGTCCGAAGAGCCGGGAACCTGCCGGATCTACTGGAAGATGGTCGACCTCCAAGGCCGGACCCTGTTCCCAGGCAAGCGCCCGATCTTCCTGGACGTCCGCATCGAATGA
- a CDS encoding spore-associated protein A, with protein MNFKRTATTAALSVTALAVTFAVAGPAAAATYGGECGSGYSVVNSAAIGSKGTVFLTYSFATGKNCVVAKRNSAGSAVLLEAGLSVSPVGTHWPAYDGGYYTSYAGPIYVSAAGKCVDWMGRITGTEAGKRGTNCG; from the coding sequence ATGAACTTCAAGCGGACCGCCACCACCGCGGCCCTGTCCGTCACCGCCCTCGCCGTGACCTTCGCCGTCGCGGGCCCGGCCGCCGCCGCCACCTACGGCGGGGAGTGCGGATCCGGCTACAGCGTCGTCAACTCCGCGGCCATCGGATCGAAGGGCACGGTCTTCCTCACCTACAGCTTCGCCACGGGCAAGAACTGCGTGGTCGCCAAGCGCAACTCCGCGGGCTCCGCGGTCCTCCTCGAGGCGGGTCTGTCCGTCAGCCCCGTCGGCACCCACTGGCCCGCCTACGACGGCGGCTACTACACCTCCTACGCGGGCCCGATCTATGTCTCGGCCGCGGGCAAGTGCGTCGACTGGATGGGCCGGATCACCGGCACCGAGGCCGGCAAGCGCGGCACCAACTGCGGCTGA